In Scleropages formosus chromosome 10, fSclFor1.1, whole genome shotgun sequence, a single genomic region encodes these proteins:
- the gucy2f gene encoding retinal guanylyl cyclase 2, whose protein sequence is MHYTFYPFGGFQWDFYTYPLRPIIRRRHSLTMIPLCNFVVWVILVVLTFPCCIQGLIFKVGILGPWNCDPVFSKALPGLAAKLAVSRINEDFSLDLGYNLDFMILQEPCETSKALTTFIQYENVVQAFIGPANPGYCDAATLLGKNWNKAMFSWACINYELDRTEVYPTFARTLPSPTRILYAMLKYFKWAHIGVVSSNEDIWVDTANKVANSLRSLGLPVGIVSSMGDNSTEMESTLRKIEEAGAIKVVIMCMHSMLMGGEQQAAFLEKAHEMGLTKGKYIFVPYDTLLYSLPYADISYAVLQNNTKLQQAFDAVLTVTVASEQMSFNEAFNMARRLGEITMSHDPQNVSPLFGTIYNAIYLVAKAMHNARRAGQWLSGSNIAFFTRNVTFTGFNQNIRIDSQGDGVTSYVILDTDGQGSQLYHTYLVDLAADELAFAGRSIHFPGGSPPSGDSSCWFNPEGICTGGVEITYVIVVFVTIFILAVGSMGLTLLIRRRIQQIQLVKGPNRILLTLDDLTFINPQLSKKKITLDDLSESKSIMEDKSMDHSVNSITTATHETTNVAVFEGDWVWLKKFEDGHFKEVKPSTTKIFMKMKDLRNENVNPFLGFFVDDNMFAVVTEHCSRGSLQDLLRNDDVKLDWMFKSSLLLDLIKGIKYLHHREFVHGRLKSRNCVVDGRFVLKITDYGYNELLESQKAPRGQYAPEDLFWTAPELLRDLDNSRKGTFKGDVYAFAIILQEVVVRGPPYCMLGLSPEEIIRKVKKPPPMCRPTVAPDQAPLECIQLMKQCWSEQPDRRPPFDEIFDQFKIINKGKKTNIIDSMLRMLEQYSSNLEDLIRERTEELEVEKQRTEKLLSEMLPPSVAEALKTGGTVEPEYFDQVTIYFSDIVGFTTISSLSDPIEVVDLLNDLYTLFDAVLCNHDVYKVETIGDAYMVASGLPKRNGNKHAAEIANMSLNILSSVGTFQMRHMPEVPIRIRIGIHSGPCVAGVVGLTMPRYCLFGDTVNTASRMESTGLPYRIHVNISTVNILRSLNEGYKIELRGKTELKGKGIEETYWLVGKSNFFQPLPKPPEIKPGDNWQEMVTEEIKSIFRKAKRQVDKPKI, encoded by the exons ATGCATTACACGTTTTACCCCTTTGGAGGCTTTCAGTGGGACTTCTACACCTATCCACTTCGCCCCATCATTAGAAGAAGGCACAGCCTAACTATGATTCCACTATGTAACTTTGTGGTATGGGTAATTCTAGTGGTGCTGACGTTTCCTTGTTGTATTCAGGGTCTCATCTTCAAAGTGGGAATCCTTGGGCCATGGAATTGCGACCCAGTCTTCTCAAAGGCCCTTCCTGGGCTAGCAGCTAAACTGGCTGTGAGCAGGATCAACGAGGACTTCAGCCTAGATCTGGGTTATAACCTTGACTTTATGATTCTCCAGGAGCCTTGTGAAACATCAAAAGCCCTGACCACATTCATCCAGTACGAGAATGTGGTACAGGCATTCATTGGTCCTGCCAATCCTGGTTATTGTGACGCAGCAACACTTTTGGGAAAAAACTGGAACAAGGCCATGTTCTCCTGGGCGTGCATCAATTATGAGCTTGACCGGACAGAGGTTTACCCTACATTTGCCAGGACTCTGCCCTCACCCACCCGGATTCTGTATGCCATGTTAAAGTATTTCAAGTGGGCACACATTGGGGTTGTTTCTTCCAATGAAGACATCTGGGTGGACACCGCCAACAAAGTTGCAAACTCCCTCAGGAGCTTGGGCCTTCCTGTTGGCATAGTGTCCTCTATGGGCGACAACTCCACAGAGATGGAAAGCACTCTAAGGAAAATTGAAGAAGCTGGAGCCATAAAAg ttgttaTCATGTGCATGCACTCCATGCTGATGGGGGGTGAGCAGCAGGCCGCCTTCCTGGAGAAAGCCCACGAGATGGGGCTCACAAAGGGGAAGTACATCTTTGTGCCGTACGACACCCTGCTCTACAGCCTACCCTACGCCGACATCTCATATGCCGTTCTGCAGAACAACACCAAGCTGCAGCAGGCCTTCGATGCGGTGCTCACCGTCACTGTTGCATCTGAGCAGATGTCGTTCAACGAGGCCTTCAacatggctagacgactgggagAAATCACCATGTCGCACGACCCTCAGAAC GTTTCCCCATTGTTTGGAACCATCTACAATGCTATCTACCTGGTTGCCAAAGCCATGCATAATGCCAGGAGGGCTGGACAGTGGCTGTCTGGGTCCAACATTGCCTTCTTCACCAGAAATGTGACGTTCACAGGTTTCAACCAGAACATCCGTATAGACAGCCAAGGTGATGGTGTCACCAGCTACGTGATCCTGGACACAGATGGCCAGGGGTCTCAGCTGTACCATACCTACCTTGTGGACCTGGCTGCAGATGAGCTTGCCTTTGCTGGCCGGTCCATTCACTTTCCAGGGGGCTCTCCACCATCTGGTGACTCCAGCTGCTGGTTTAACCCTGAAGGGATCTGCACAGGAG GAGTGGAGATCACCTATGTCATTGTGGTGTTTGTGACGATCTTCATTCTGGCTGTAGGCAGTATGGGTTTAACTTTGCTTATCAG GAGGCGAATTCAGCAAATCCAGCTTGTGAAAGGGCCCAATCGGATCCTGCTAACATTAGATGACCTTACCTTCATCAACCCTCAGCTCAGTAAGAAG aaaataaccTTGGATGACCTGAGCGAATCAAAAAGCATAATGGAGGATAAGTCGATGGATCATTCTGTGAACAGTATAACAACAGCCACTCATGAAACCACCAATGTAGCTGTCTTTGAG GGTGATTGGGTTTGGTTGAAGAAGTTTGAGGATGGTCACTTCAAAGAGGTGAAGCCAAGCACAACAAAAATTTTTATGAAG ATGAAGGATCTCCGCAATGAGAACGTGAACCCGTTCCTGGGGTTCTTTGTGGATGACAACATGTTTGCTGTAGTGACGGAACACTGCTCCCGTGGAAGCTTGCAGGACCTCCTTCGCAACGACGACGTCAAGCTTGACTGGATGTTCAAGTCATCTCTGCTGCTAGACCTCATCAAG GGCATAAAGTACCTGCACCATCGGGAGTTTGTCCATGGGCGCCTGAAGTCCCGTAACTGCGTGGTGGATGGACGCTTTGTCTTGAAGATCACTGACTATGGCTACAACGAGTTGCTTGAATCTCAGAAAGCCCCACGAGGACAATATGCACCTGAAG ATCTGTTCTGGACAGCCCCGGAGCTGCTCCGGGACCTGGACAACTCCAGGAAGGGTACTTTCAAAGGGGATGTGTACGCCTTCGCTATCATTCTGCAGGAGGTGGTTGTCCGTGGACCTCCATACTGCATGCTGGGTCTGAGCCCTGAAG AAATCATCAGGAAGGTGAAGAAACCTCCACCCATGTGCAGACCCACCGTGGCCCCCGACCAGGCACCGCTGGAATGCATCCAGCTGATGAAGCAGTGTTGGAGCGAGCAGCCCGACCGCAGGCCCCCATTTGATGAGATCTTTGACCAG TTTAAGATCATCAACAAGGGTAAGAAGACCAACATCATTGACTCCATGTTGCGCATGCTGGAGCAGTATTCCAGCAATCTGGAGGACTTGATCCGAGAGAGGActgaggagctggaggtggagaaacAGAGAACAGAGAAGCTCCTGTCTGAGATGCTGCCGCC GTCTGTCGCAGAGGCCCTGAAGACTGGTGGCACGGTGGAGCCCGAGTACTTTGATCAGGTCACCATTTACTTCAGCGATATTGTTGGCTTCACCACCATCTCCTCCCTCAGCGACCCCATCGAGGTGGTGGACCTCCTTAACGACCTCTACACACTGTTTGACGCTGTGCTGTGCAATCATGATGTCTACAAG GTGGAGACCATTGGTGATGCCTACATGGTGGCCTCTGGTCTACCGAAGAGAAACGGCAACAAGCACGCGGCGGAGATCGCCAACATGTCCCTGAACATCCTCAGCTCTGTGGGCACCTTCCAGATGCGCCACATGCCTGAAGTACCCATCAGGATACGCATTGGCATCCACTCAG GGCCATGTGTTGCTGGCGTGGTGGGTCTGACCATGCCTCGTTACTGCCTTTTCGGAGATACTGTCAACACCGCCTCCCGTATGGAATCCACCGGACTGC CTTACAGAATCCATGTGAACATAAGCACAGTGAACATCTTACGTTCTCTGAACGAAGGCTACAAGATTGAACTCAGGGGCAAAACAGAGCTGAAG GGCAAAGGCATTGAGGAGACATACTGGCTTGTGGGAAAATCCAACTTCTTTCAGCCTCTGCCGAAACCTCCGGAAATAAAACCAGG GGACAACTGGCAGGAAATGGTGACAGAGGAGATCAAGTCGATATTCCGCAAGGCCAAACGGCAGGTGGACAAGCCCAAGATCTGA
- the serpinh1b gene encoding serpin H1b, with translation MWVTNFVALCLLATSASGEEKKLSSHASTLADNSANLAFSLYHNMAKEKNLENILISPVVVASSLGLVALGGKSSTASQVKTVLSVDKVKDEHLHSGLSELLTEVSNSTARNVTWKISNRLYGPSSVNFADDFVKNSKKHYNVEHSKINFRDKRSAVNSINEWASKSTDGKLPEITKDVEKTDGAMIVNAMFFKPHWNEKFHHKMVDNRGFLVTRSYTISVPMMHRTGLYKFHEDTENKLFVLEMPLAHKMSSMVFIMPYHVEPLERLEKLLTRKQLNTWMSKMEEKAVAVSLPKVSMEVSHNLQKYLAELGLTEAVDKNKADLSNISGKKDLYLSNVFHASALEWDTEGNPFDASIFGTEKLRNPKLFYADHPFIFLVKDNKTNSILFIGRLIRPKGDKMRDEL, from the exons ATGTGGGTGACAAACTTTGTAGCTCTATGCCTGTTGGCCACATCAGCCAGTGGTGAGGAGAAGAAGCTCAGCAGCCATGCCTCCACCTTGGCAGACAACAGCGCTAACCTGGCCTTCAGCCTCTACCACAACATGGCTAAGGAGAAGAACCTGGAGAACATCCTCATCTCCCCTGTAGTGGTGGCCTCCTCACTTGGTCTGGTGGCTTTGGGTGGCAAGTCTTCCACCGCTTCCCAGGTGAAGACAGTTCTCAGTGTAGACAAGGTGAAGGATGAACACCTGCACTCAGGCCTGTCTGAGCTTCTCACCGAGGTCAGCAACTCGACGGCACGTAACGTCACCTGGAAGATCAGCAACCGCCTCTACGGCCCCAGCTCTGTCAACTTTGCTGATGATTTCGTGAAGAACAGCAAGAAGCACTACAACGTAGAGCACTCCAAAATCAACTTTCGGGATAAGCGCAGTGCTGTTAACTCCATCAATGAATGGGCCTCCAAGTCTACTGATGGCAAGCTTCCTGAGATCACCAAGGATGTGGAAAAGACTGATGGAGCCATGATTGTTAACGCTATGTTCTTCAAGC CTCATTGGAATGAGAAGTTCCATCACAAAATGGTGGACAACAGGGGCTTCCTGGTAACTCGCTCCTACACCATCTCCGTTCCCATGATGCATCGCACAG GGCTCTACAAATTCCATGAGGACACAGAGAACAAGTTGTTTGTGTTGGAGATGCCTCTGGCCCACAAAATGTCCAGCATGGTCTTTATCATGCCCTACCATGTTGAGCCCCTGGAGAGGTTGGAGAAGTTGCTGACCCGCAAACAGCTGAACACTTGGATGAGCAAGATGGAAGAGAAGGCTGTGGCAGTCTCTCTGCCTAAAGTTAGTATGGAAGTCAGCCATAATTTGCAG AAATACCTTGCTGAGCTTGGCCTTACTGAAGCTGTGGACAAGAACAAGGCTGATCTCTCCAACATCTCTGGCAAGAAGGACCTCTACCTATCCAATGTCTTCCATGCGTCAGCCCTTGAGTGGGATACCGAGGGAAACCCATTTGATGCCAGCATCTTTGGCACAGAGAAGCTGAGGAACCCCAAGCTTTTCTACGCAGACCACCCCTTCATCTTCCTTGTGAAAGACAACAAGACCAACTCCATCCTTTTCATTGGCAGGCTGATCCGGCCAAAGGGCGACAAAATGCGAGATGAGTTATAG